A section of the Dermacoccus nishinomiyaensis genome encodes:
- a CDS encoding glucose 1-dehydrogenase: MTDKKTDQYTFTNPVTQYPSDNFPKQELTWPGLDAKLTPKADHGEDTYRGTGRLQGRKALVTGADSGIGRAVAIAYAREGADVALSYHPREEKDAAEVAKLVEDAGRQAYLLPGDISEEATARQLVRDAVDKLGGLDILVNNAGFQQAQADIADITSEQFDQTLKTNVYAMFWITQEALPHMPAGSTIINTTSIQAYGPSEHLLDYATTKAAINTFSKALAAQQGPNGIRVNAVAPGPFWTPLQVSGGQFQENIPEFGQNTPLGRAGQPAELAGAYVYLASAESGYVSGETLNVNGGMVSP, translated from the coding sequence ATGACCGACAAGAAAACCGATCAGTACACCTTCACCAACCCCGTCACGCAGTACCCCTCGGACAACTTTCCCAAGCAGGAGCTGACGTGGCCCGGGCTCGATGCGAAGCTGACGCCGAAGGCCGATCACGGCGAGGACACCTACCGCGGCACCGGCCGTCTCCAGGGGCGCAAGGCCCTCGTCACGGGGGCAGACTCCGGCATCGGGCGCGCCGTCGCCATCGCCTACGCGCGTGAGGGCGCCGACGTCGCGCTCAGCTACCACCCGCGCGAGGAGAAGGACGCCGCCGAGGTCGCGAAGCTCGTCGAGGACGCCGGGCGTCAGGCCTACTTGCTGCCGGGCGATATCAGCGAGGAGGCGACCGCGCGTCAACTCGTGCGTGACGCCGTCGACAAGCTCGGTGGGCTCGATATCCTCGTCAACAATGCCGGCTTCCAGCAGGCGCAGGCCGACATCGCCGACATCACGAGCGAGCAGTTCGACCAGACGCTCAAGACGAACGTCTACGCAATGTTCTGGATCACTCAGGAGGCGCTGCCGCACATGCCCGCCGGCTCCACCATCATCAACACGACCTCGATCCAGGCCTACGGCCCGAGCGAGCACCTGCTCGACTACGCGACGACGAAGGCCGCGATCAACACGTTCAGCAAGGCTCTGGCTGCGCAGCAGGGGCCGAACGGCATCCGCGTCAACGCCGTCGCACCGGGCCCGTTCTGGACGCCGCTGCAGGTCTCCGGCGGGCAGTTCCAGGAGAACATCCCCGAGTTCGGCCAGAACACGCCGCTCGGGCGCGCGGGGCAGCCCGCCGAGCTCGCCGGTGCGTACGTGTACCTCGCGAGCGCTGAGTCGGGGTACGTCTCCGGCGAGACGCTCAACGTCAACGGCGGCATGGTCAGCCCGTGA
- a CDS encoding NUDIX hydrolase: MSDADREVALVASDMVVLTLRDDELHVALIRRAAATERGKWALPGGFMRRGESAEQAAYRELREEVGIAERDVVLEQLRTYTEVERDPRPERVIGVAWTVFGARLPDLEAASDALEAVWVPVDEALGMPLAFDHQRILADGVERARSKLEYTSVATAFLDDEFTMSQLRHVYQAVWGGSLEPANFHRKVLSVDGFVEETGDSRVGRGRPAKLYRRGSAQTIYPPLTRASVREARARS; this comes from the coding sequence ATGTCTGACGCTGATCGCGAGGTCGCCCTCGTCGCCTCCGACATGGTGGTGCTCACCCTGCGCGACGACGAACTGCACGTCGCGCTCATCCGGCGGGCCGCCGCGACGGAGCGAGGCAAGTGGGCGCTGCCGGGCGGTTTCATGCGTCGCGGCGAGTCGGCGGAGCAGGCCGCCTATCGCGAGCTGCGTGAAGAGGTCGGCATCGCGGAGCGCGACGTCGTGCTCGAGCAGTTGCGCACGTACACCGAGGTCGAGCGCGACCCGCGGCCGGAACGCGTCATCGGCGTCGCGTGGACGGTGTTCGGCGCGCGCCTTCCCGACCTCGAAGCGGCGTCCGACGCGCTCGAAGCGGTGTGGGTACCGGTCGACGAAGCGCTCGGGATGCCGCTCGCGTTCGACCACCAGCGTATCCTCGCCGACGGCGTCGAACGCGCCCGCTCCAAACTCGAATACACCTCTGTCGCAACGGCTTTCCTCGACGACGAGTTCACGATGTCGCAGCTTCGCCACGTCTACCAAGCCGTGTGGGGCGGCTCGCTCGAACCTGCGAACTTCCACCGCAAGGTGTTGAGCGTCGACGGGTTCGTCGAGGAGACGGGCGACAGCCGCGTCGGGCGCGGGCGCCCCGCCAAGCTCTACCGCCGCGGCAGCGCCCAGACGATCTACCCGCCACTGACCCGCGCGTCGGTGCGCGAGGCGCGGGCGCGCAGCTGA
- a CDS encoding exonuclease domain-containing protein, with the protein MPAPSVVPPPARRGFAVVDVETSGLDPLRHRVIEVAVTQLTPSGGLEREWSSLVRARGGTGPVHIHGLSDDDVRDAPGFADLVDELSELLDGRILVAHNAAFDWAFLAAEARRAGRELPVSERLCTWHLARGLELPTDNLRLGTLAEYWGIPVENAHRAGDDVRVLVEVLRRCLDEAGRRAAPLPLEECAALPRWWRTQIRWQRLRRRLRKRRAGRRRSSR; encoded by the coding sequence ATGCCTGCACCGAGCGTTGTCCCCCCGCCCGCGCGGCGCGGTTTCGCCGTCGTCGACGTGGAAACGAGCGGGCTCGACCCGCTGCGGCACCGCGTCATCGAGGTGGCGGTGACGCAGCTGACGCCGTCAGGAGGCCTGGAGCGCGAGTGGAGTTCGCTCGTGCGAGCCCGCGGTGGCACCGGGCCCGTCCATATCCACGGGCTGAGCGATGACGACGTGCGCGACGCACCCGGTTTCGCCGACCTCGTCGACGAACTGAGCGAACTGCTCGATGGGCGCATCCTCGTCGCCCACAACGCGGCGTTCGACTGGGCGTTCCTCGCTGCGGAGGCGCGCCGCGCCGGGCGTGAGCTGCCCGTCAGCGAACGCCTGTGCACATGGCATCTCGCGCGGGGGCTCGAGCTACCGACCGACAACCTGCGTCTCGGCACGCTCGCCGAGTACTGGGGCATCCCCGTCGAGAACGCGCACCGCGCAGGTGACGACGTGCGCGTGCTCGTCGAGGTGCTGCGACGCTGTCTCGACGAGGCGGGGCGCCGCGCTGCGCCGCTGCCGCTCGAGGAGTGCGCCGCGCTGCCGCGATGGTGGCGCACGCAGATCCGGTGGCAGCGGTTGCGTCGGCGGCTGCGAAAACGGCGGGCCGGGCGGCGTCGATCGTCGCGCTGA
- a CDS encoding DNA-formamidopyrimidine glycosylase family protein, with product MPEGDTVMWAAARLNRALLGQRLTRTDLRTPRLATVDLSGRECLPVVTHGKHMLHRLEGGVTIHSHFKMEGRWSLLPAPSTLQGRAAAGAEADVRRAVTAHTTRALLYTPRTLAVGSKLGVLDVLETARECDVVGHLGPDLLADDWDGGGRGRALDNLRAQPERPVGEALLDQRLVAGLGTFWISEMLWVHRILPWTQLAAMPDGVLEAVLDDARRLMLVSGRTGVQSSTGDARAGQDRYVHARSGMACLRCNDTIRVAMAGDPGRERTLFSCPTCQGGLAPNDDGRPQGVLRESKTTGKRYKG from the coding sequence GTGCCTGAGGGCGACACCGTCATGTGGGCTGCGGCGCGCCTCAACCGCGCCCTGCTCGGGCAACGCCTGACGCGCACCGATCTGCGCACGCCGCGGCTCGCGACGGTTGATCTCTCGGGGCGCGAGTGCCTGCCCGTCGTCACGCACGGCAAGCACATGCTGCATCGGCTCGAGGGTGGCGTGACGATCCACTCCCACTTCAAGATGGAGGGCCGCTGGAGCCTGCTGCCAGCCCCGTCGACCCTCCAGGGACGCGCCGCTGCCGGCGCCGAGGCCGACGTCCGACGCGCCGTCACCGCCCACACGACGCGGGCGCTGCTCTACACCCCGCGGACGCTCGCCGTCGGCTCGAAGCTCGGGGTGCTCGACGTCCTCGAGACCGCGCGCGAGTGCGACGTCGTCGGGCACCTCGGGCCCGATCTGCTCGCCGATGACTGGGACGGCGGCGGGCGCGGGCGGGCGCTGGACAACCTGCGCGCACAGCCCGAACGCCCGGTCGGTGAGGCGTTGCTCGACCAGCGGCTCGTCGCCGGTCTCGGCACATTCTGGATCAGCGAGATGCTGTGGGTGCACCGCATCCTGCCGTGGACGCAACTCGCCGCGATGCCGGACGGGGTGCTCGAGGCGGTGCTCGACGACGCGCGACGCCTCATGCTCGTCAGCGGACGCACCGGGGTGCAATCGTCGACGGGTGACGCCCGCGCGGGGCAGGACCGCTACGTCCACGCCCGGTCGGGGATGGCGTGCCTGCGCTGCAACGACACGATCCGCGTCGCGATGGCCGGCGACCCCGGGCGCGAGCGGACCCTGTTCAGCTGCCCGACGTGCCAGGGCGGTCTGGCACCGAACGACGACGGCCGGCCACAGGGCGTGCTGCGCGAGAGCAAGACGACAGGCAAACGCTACAAGGGATGA